One region of Streptomyces capillispiralis genomic DNA includes:
- a CDS encoding ABC transporter permease has product MTVVEAGANPRRTPPVRRDGVTAQWGTSGLISQTAALTGRSLRPYMNAGVIIVTFVEPLVMLLMFAGVLKVLGEAPGMSKEMAYIDGLAPAIMIITAVAAGAQAGNGLINDLRNEVITRFHTLPINRFSVLLARSFADAARSLYQLIAVAVLAAVIFGFSPPGGILGVLGAILMSLLVGWSMSWIFIMMAALLRNGDVLRMITTLLTFPLLFASNAFVPPESMPTGLRVIAQANPISYANDAVRSMVAGNVTVVELLTTVAVCLALVCVCAPISKRSFRVM; this is encoded by the coding sequence ATGACGGTCGTCGAGGCCGGGGCGAACCCCCGGCGGACACCGCCCGTGCGGCGCGACGGCGTGACCGCCCAGTGGGGCACCAGCGGCCTGATCTCGCAGACCGCCGCGCTCACCGGCCGCTCGCTGCGGCCCTACATGAACGCGGGGGTGATCATCGTGACCTTCGTCGAGCCCCTCGTCATGCTGCTGATGTTCGCCGGCGTGCTGAAGGTGCTCGGCGAGGCCCCGGGCATGTCCAAGGAGATGGCCTACATCGACGGCCTGGCCCCCGCCATCATGATCATCACGGCGGTCGCCGCGGGCGCCCAGGCGGGCAACGGTCTCATCAACGACCTGCGCAACGAGGTCATCACCCGCTTCCACACCCTGCCCATCAACCGGTTCAGCGTGCTGCTGGCGCGCAGCTTCGCCGACGCGGCCCGCTCCCTGTACCAGCTGATCGCCGTGGCCGTGCTGGCCGCGGTCATCTTCGGTTTCTCGCCACCCGGCGGGATCCTCGGCGTGCTCGGCGCGATCCTCATGAGCCTGCTCGTCGGCTGGTCCATGAGCTGGATCTTCATCATGATGGCCGCCCTGCTGCGCAACGGCGACGTGCTGCGCATGATCACCACGCTGCTCACCTTCCCGCTGCTGTTCGCCTCCAACGCCTTCGTGCCGCCGGAGTCGATGCCGACCGGGCTGCGGGTGATCGCCCAGGCCAACCCGATCTCGTACGCCAACGACGCCGTGCGCAGCATGGTCGCCGGCAACGTCACCGTGGTGGAGCTGCTCACCACCGTCGCGGTGTGCCTGGCCCTGGTGTGCGTGTGCGCACCGATCTCCAAGCGCTCGTTCCGGGTGATGTGA
- a CDS encoding helix-turn-helix transcriptional regulator, producing the protein MAQSGIGLDERSELLYRRLLRRTNWQTQELAQVMKWPASEVVRAMETLRAEGLAAVSADDPTAFRAVEPCIGLPALLARSMHEGRSPQPRPVEIDRFIALHERAAERMEESADGGGHRTDASTVIERMVAKAESEVVFLVPRYVEGGFPFSRPIVDMGLRRGMRLRAVWAASVFHAHPAMVHAQWLAQQDVPPRMADSVPVCAMIMDGAVAVVIDDARTPRVVRSAAELDSLCSLSERLWERGTAVRQLRRNPGAATTRRPRTEIVLRLLAEGLTDDAIARRLGCSVRTVRNDVAAAMVALDARSRFQAGARAMQVGLI; encoded by the coding sequence GTGGCGCAATCCGGAATCGGTCTCGACGAACGTTCGGAGCTTCTCTACCGGAGGCTGCTCCGGCGGACGAACTGGCAGACGCAGGAACTGGCGCAGGTCATGAAGTGGCCGGCGTCCGAGGTCGTACGAGCGATGGAGACACTGCGGGCCGAGGGACTCGCCGCCGTCTCGGCGGACGACCCCACCGCCTTCCGCGCGGTCGAGCCGTGCATCGGCCTCCCGGCCCTGCTGGCCCGGTCGATGCACGAGGGGCGCTCCCCGCAGCCCCGCCCGGTCGAGATCGACCGGTTCATCGCCCTGCACGAGCGGGCGGCCGAGCGGATGGAGGAGTCGGCCGACGGCGGCGGCCACCGCACCGACGCGTCCACCGTGATCGAACGGATGGTCGCCAAGGCGGAGAGCGAGGTGGTCTTCCTCGTCCCGCGGTACGTCGAGGGCGGGTTCCCCTTCTCCCGTCCCATCGTGGACATGGGACTGCGGCGCGGCATGCGGCTGCGGGCCGTGTGGGCGGCCTCCGTCTTCCACGCCCACCCGGCCATGGTCCACGCGCAGTGGCTGGCCCAGCAGGACGTCCCGCCCCGCATGGCCGACTCGGTGCCGGTGTGCGCCATGATCATGGACGGTGCGGTGGCCGTGGTGATCGACGACGCCCGGACACCCCGGGTGGTGCGGTCCGCCGCGGAACTGGACTCCCTGTGCTCCCTGTCGGAGCGGCTCTGGGAGCGGGGCACGGCGGTGCGGCAGCTCAGACGCAACCCCGGCGCGGCGACCACGCGCAGACCCCGTACGGAGATCGTCCTGCGCCTGCTGGCCGAGGGCCTCACCGACGACGCCATAGCCCGGCGGCTGGGGTGCAGCGTCCGCACCGTCCGCAACGACGTGGCGGCCGCCATGGTCGCGCTGGACGCCCGCAGCAGGTTCCAGGCGGGCGCCCGCGCCATGCAGGTGGGCCTCATCTGA